The DNA segment tttaatttaaatatttcatataaaaataatgataaacatACCATCATAATAAAATTccttattttcaaagaaaatatattaattactcaaaaaataatttttagaatcgGTCTCAAATTAAATAGTAGTTTTCCTGATAAATTGATGTTGAATTAATTCATGACACTAAACTCAAAAATTACTATAATACAAATATGCAATTTATATGAAAGAATATCTAATTatagaaataattttaaactcTTAAAGTAGCCCATAGGCCCACAACTTTCGATAAGTTTAAACTGATGACATGCAGAAGTCATGGAAACAACAATAAAAAGTAAGGGATAGAGCCAATTTTTGAACCCACTGCTTGAAACCCAACCCTAGAATCAGTTTCCCAGAGTGTAATATCCTATCGACATCACCATGAACCGGATCGCCCATGTAACGAAAGTAGCCCACAAAAATAAAATGGTAACAGATAAAATGTATACCAACAatgtgaattaaaaaaatttgtgaaaaaaCGTTTACAATGAAAATAAGAATAGCAATGTTTTACATATTAGTAAACTCGTCCATTTACTTTAACAATAATGTTTTACATATTGGTATTGTAATAATTTTTCATAACATTAGaataaagtataaaattaaaaacagaaaaataagtataaaattaaattttaaattagaaaaaaggaaaattttttaataaaaaatagaatttgctcaaaattaataaaaattttcctttccttttctaaaaagtcgagtggttaaaagataaaaatgatcaaattaaattaatctatATTAGCTCATTTACTAAAGCAGTTTGCGAAAATAATACTCCGTCGTTTTACTGTTTTCTTTAATGGAATTATATCATCGTTATCCTTCAATTAGCCACTAACACGAGATTGCCGAAAAAACCCTGCCCGTGCAAAAATCAAGTAAAAAGATCTCTTATTATGGCTGAATTAGGGTTAGTTTAGTtagtcaaaatataaaaatatttaagaaaaaaacctatgtaattttaaaatataaaaatattgatacaactttcaaaatttttgacattacTTTCAATGATAAAACGGTTTTCCAAATGGGTCAAAACCCAAACCACAAACATCTAGATACGAGGGTAATAAAATCACTTCCCCCAAAGCCAACTTTTAAACAATTAAAGCTCATTATTCTGCtgctcttttcttttctctattagGTTACCAAATCATGATTAATTACAAAAGCTGAAATCTTTTACTCATTTAACAAATAAGATTGCGACGAAAAACCGCTTCAAGAAATTATGCCGATAACTATATAAGGCattagtaaatatttaataaaagtgTATAACTCTTAGTTGGCCAGGTAGATTTGTTAAAAGACTAATCTACCACCAAGCCCAATAtttgaaaatcctttaacaaaaatGTTGTCCTGAAAGATGACTAACCTTGACTGCATTCAAGTCTCAACCCGACCCAATTTTCaatcatttaatatattatttttatttagcaTATGTAATTTAGAgcatgaaaatattcaatattcaatattaTAATGCAAATCTTAAAAATGTAAACtttattgaaaatataattatcaaagactaaaataaaagttttttaacttaaaaaaaataaaattactatttgCAGATACGAGTGAATTTAAATAGATTTGAAATTCACATTTTGGGTCGGGTTGTATTAGGAGAAATAAATAGACTTGAGTCAAGCCACGGACACCTCACCTTTTATATTCCTTCTTGGAAAAGGAAACATACCTTTACCAGCTTCATCACTTTCTGAATAGCAAACGAACCTAAAATTTAACTTACGCAATGGCTCCTCTGATCAAAACTTTACTATTTCTTGCCTCCACCGCAAAAGCTACAAATTGAAACAGAGTTAGAAGAAAGATgctttgaaaaaattaataataataatccatGAAGCTACTGTCCAAAAGCCGACCACTCAACTATATCTGTGTCAACAAAAACAACAGAGAATCAAAATTAGATACTGAACATCCCCTATGTTCAGTCGGTGCAATCTTGAACCGTTACTCTATCCAGATAAAAGAAAAGCAATATAATGGAACAAGTAGTAAACCAAGTCAATACATTTACCTCACTGGAAAGGAAACTAGTACCATATTTACCCAACTACTTCCTGATATGTAACTTCATATACACATTTACCTCAAACATCAGACTTGTTGCTTGTTTTAGTacacctttttcttttattatagtGACACTTCTCTTGATTCTCTTCATCTGACCTGCAGCTACTCATCTGCCACCTATCATGAATCAATTCATCACAAGCTGGTTTTGCTTTATGCTTAGAATGCCTGGAACTTCGGCTagaatctctctctctcttctttttctgGTCAGTGGAATGATATGGTGGTTCCGAGCTGGATTCAGAATGATTGTAGTGTTTCTGAGCATCATGCTTAACTGTTTTTCTTTTAGAATCTCTCTCTCTATTCGTTGGGTAGTAGGTCCAAGTAGAATCACTGTAACAGTGCTCTCTTCGATCATTGCGCTTTCTGGAGCTCCTATGACCATGCTCATTATGCCTTTCCCAAGACTGACAGCTGGAGATACTGGGTATATCATCATCTTTTGATCTTGATCTCCCTGAGTGATGATAGGGCATTAGATTTTGACCAGCAACTTGAGAACTTCTATAGTCCCTTCCATCATTAGAATAAACATCTTCATCATCGACAATATGGGAATTCCAATTTTTCATCAGTGAATTTTTGTTAAAGCTGTCTTCAGAGTAGCTTGCAGTCCTTCCCCTCTCAGgataaatttttttctcatatGCTCTTTCTGCCTCATCATAGCGCCATCTTTTACCATCATTCTCATCATAGAGTAGCTTCCTAAAGCATAGAAAATTAGCACATCAAAGATCAGCATATAAGAACAAACACATACCGAAAAGAAAAACAACAATTTGAGTGCTGTACTTTCCACGTCAAACTTTTACAGTCAAAAAGAAGGTATTGTTGCAAATTTCTTCAAATATTTTTCCAAACCAAGATTGGTCAAAAGTCCAACAAAGAATACACTTAAAAAACCTTacttaaatttagaaaaatttaaaacagaaaaaaatcCATTCACCataaatagaagaaaagaatCATAACAAGGTGAAAACCCTAATCTTTCAGACACAAAAATCTCGCTTGATATGGAAAAGGTTTATACCTCATGACATTCTCACTTGTATTCTGGTGTTTCTTATCATAATATTGACCATCCAACCCTGAAGGACATAATTGGTGATCTATATTTTTCTTCATTGCAGTATCTAAGCCTCCAATCCTTGTAAATCCCCTAAAAATGCACCAGTATCAAAACCAGACACATAATTGTGGTGATTCAAGGAGTctacaaaaaattaaatggacTTACCCAGATGCACGTGATGCACCAAACATAGATGGCATATACGTGGGAACATGAAACGGAGCAGCAGGAATCACTGTTGTGTTAAAGGACATCATTCCAGATGGGTCATATGGGTTTGCAAAAGGCCTTATAGGGGGATAGTACGGCCCATTCCAATATGGTGATACATAACCAGGCAGTGCTCCTGGAAAGACGGCATTTCCTACAAACCCAATAAACATGAACAAAAAATTAACCCTTGCacattaaataagaaaaattcgTAATGAATCCAAAACATTTGGAACTTACCTCTTTGAAGCATAGGATGAGGACTAGAAACAGCCGGGCAATCTCTCCTCAAATGACCAGGTGAACCACACATGTAGCAAACACGGTCCCCCTAAATTCAATCAGGCAAATCAGAATCCATATTTCTATCATTTGAATTACTGCAAATTATGAAATAAGCAAAAATGACAGCACAAAATTGTGACACATCAAATGGGTAACGTATGTGAAACAATTATTATTGaagatatatattatataatgaattttatgcatGTATTTAGCATGTAGCGTatgataaataaacatattaccttTTTTAGTCTTGCCATCTCCACATAAATCATCTCTGCATCTGCCAGTAACACCAAGTCAGTCAGTCAGAACAAAGAAGAGTTATGATGTCCACATTAGACTTGGGAAAGTCTGTGAATTAGTTTAAATGTTCTACCTGCAGTGTCAACCCACAATGTCCTCTTCTTCTTGACATAGGATTCAGCTGTAACTAGACAAGGAAAAGAGTGAGAATCCAATAATGGAGACTATAGATAATAAAATACGAGATGTGAAGTAGTGATATTCAAGGCAGTATATTTGGCATGTTTGATCTTAAGCTTCTAGATGCTAAAAGACTGTAATCATAGAATAATCAGATAAATAGCTCAAGTGCTTCTACATTATTATACCTTCCTCATTAGTGGGCTGGTTTTCCCCCTGGAAATCATCAAAACCTTCCAGATCCTTAGGTAGTTTGTGCGCAGGCATTTTAGAGATTTTATCTTTCAGAAAACGATTACCATTGACATGGGAACTAGTGCCACCTATCGATTCAGCATGCACCTGATTGGAGCCCCGCTTTGCTCCTCTTTGAATGACAGAAACGGCACAAGAAACATCTTTCACTTGAATTCCAGATTCTCCATCtgtttttggataattttgcAATTATTCACCTTCCCAGGAATAGTGTAAAGAGAAACAAGAGTtatgaaaatatcattttcataCCTGGAGCATATCTATCTAAAGCATTTTCTGAATTGTTAACAACAATTTGGGACTTCAGGAATCGCTCAGTGGCTTGCCTCAGTGACAGATTTGGCAACAAATCTTCCACTTTGCATTTTGTAGAAAAGCATTTGGGACACCTTGCCTTCTCAACCAGCACATGAAGAATGCCTGCAACCGACCAAATACCATAATTAAAAAACTGACAGGTGGAAACGTAAGCAACCTTATAGCACTGGAATTTCACACAAGAAACAAGCACTCTGGAGCTAGAGAGCATTTTGCATCCAATTTTTCTTTCACTATCAACAAATCTTAAGAACCATACACTTAGAATGCATAAAAAAAGGAATATAAAAAGGTGCCACAACTAAACCAGAAAATACTTACATTTCTCACAGAAACTGTGCTGGCAGCAGGGTATCAGTACAGCCTCCTTAAAAAATGTGCCGCAAAGAGAGCATTTCAGCTCTGACGGGAAATCAGAAGGTTGCATTGCAAGAAAACTGGCAATAACCACTCTCAGTAACCACAGAACatttgaaagtaaaagaaagagaaatcttCAGACTGAATAATAACAAAGAGATAACTGAGGGTGCAAGTGACAAAAGCTCTTACGTAGAAAGTTTAGCATTCAACTCAATATCTGCTTTTGATTTTGTTCCTGGCAAAATCTGACCTGATGTACAAAGGGAACATGGtaaatcatttttttaagaacCAAAATGAGAGAGAAAAAAAGTCCATCCATATTGAGAAGGGTAGCTAAAGGAAAATGAAACATTTCACACCTTGTGGAACAGCCTCACTTATGTCACTCCCTTCAATTTTTTGACATTCTACCACAGGTTGCTTGGTGCAACTGAATGCAATGGGGAAAAACAATTTACATGAGAGAATACTAATACTGCTTCTGTACTAACAAATCATCAATAGACTGAAAATTGGACAAAGTGGTTGATGCAACTAATTAATGCATTAAAGAAACTAGAAATGAAAGACTGATACCTTTTTAATTTGAAATGAGTGTCCTCATCATCAATACAAAATCTGTCCTCAATATTGCAAGATAAGTTCCCCTCAGTTACAGGGCATATTTCTGCTCCAAAGTCATCAAAGTTGACAGTTTCAGCATTCTGTAAAATAAATGTCATCATTTAGAAAAAAGTTCTAAACAAAATAAGTAGGACAGCTTATCTTAAGGTCCACAAGTATTATTTACTAGAAGAGTTTGTGGTTCTTCATCCATCTTGAATTTCATTAACTTAACAAAATTGTAGTAGAATAACTATATTAAAAGGCAGCAGTGAACATGGTGTACAAGTTCAAGCAAATAAAATATAGAAGACAGCATAAAACATTCTCATCTCATTACTCGTAAATAAAGAGAAAAGTGCAACAATAACAATTATAAATCTATTTATTCATATCAACATAAAATTATGTGATTAAACATCCAATATGCAATTACTATATCTTGGGTTGCAAAAATAAAACTCACCTGAAGATGAGAGGTTTTGCTCATTTTCTCATCCGGGGTAGCAAAAACTTTGCATGAGCCTAAGTGTGCCCTGAAGATAGTCATCATTCATAGGTAAGGAACCAAGATAGGATgacatataaaaaattttgtatcTAAAATTAAAGTCAACTGAGAGAGCACTAACCCTGCAGGAACTCTCTTTATGATCACACTCGAGCCACAAGGAATTTGAAAATCTTCATGCACGTACTCTGTATTAAATCCATCAAGCAGACAAAGTAGTTGTTAGCAGATCTGTCTGAGTGACAGCCTATGCTGGAACCCGTGTAGTTAAAGCAAGTGACCAGCTGTTGTGTCTTAGAACAAGACAACAAAAGCGCCTCAGACTATTTGGGTCGAGGCACAGGCATTTCTATAAGGCACTAGGAGCAAAAACAGCCTGTTTGATTGAAgtctttaatttctttaatttttatttcttcattGATTTTATATTTAAGAGTAAAAAATGGATAATATTAAACTCTTCAGGTCTCATTATTTGTGTATTCAATAACAAAGACAACCAtaaaaaattcatgcatattgaccagaaaaacaaaaaagaaaattctgCATATGTAAAATAGAAACTGGACGACTCTTTAGGACTAATATCAAAGTAATATATTAAGCTTATTTATAATAAAGTGCAAACACATACATCTTCATCTTTCGCTTACTTATGCGCCATAGTCAATATAAGGATTCTAGGGCTTAGTGCGTCTTCTCTCCTAGATAACACTGGCTACAAAAGCTATTCAATCCTCCATACGTATGAATCCAATTCCATGTATATCATTAGCTCGCTATAACTATAAACTTGATTTAAACGATAGATTCGTACATAACTTGAAGCGAAAGCAACCAAACAGATAATAAATTTAAAGCAGACAAAAAGCGGGAGTTAACCTTGACCGGAGATAGGATCGGAGAAGAGAAGATCGAAATCTTGGCAAAGATTAAGTTTCTTGTTTTGGACGATACTGGATTTGAGATCACGAACGGAAATCGAAGGCTGGCCTCCAATGTCGATCGAATCGTAATTGCGCGAGCTTCTGAATTTGAAGTGGACCGACATGGCTGAGTTGGAATCGGCGGGTTCAATTAGGAACTCAGTTATCTGGAATAATCTCCAGAAAAGAGGAAGGGAGGGAAAAGGGAGATGTTGTTGTGCGTCCGTATTGTGAATCTCTTTGCGAGAGAATTTGGGGATTCTGTTCGTTTTATCAAGTGTGAATCAAAACGGTTTTTATAGCGCGGCGGGTACGGCAAGATTACCACGTGCGAAGTGCGTGACATTGGCACGAATGTTTAACTATACACCTGTTAGGTTAGGCCCGATGCGAAAAATGATTTTTGTAATGTCTACGATTACTTTcaaattaattttgttaaatatttttttagaataaaaatgaattttaaaaaatatttttaccgTGTGTCAAAAtctaagtaatttaattaaaatatatataaaagaaaaagtaaaagacaTTTACCTCTCAGTCTTGGTATAAAATACATCTatccattgaaaactattcacgattgcatgtttgaaaaaaaatcacataAACTCTTCCATTCATATCTATTTACTAAATATTTAAATGAAAACATAACTAAACCTttgtcattattttattttctatttaattttattcagtttttacatttttaattataaaataatgaaaatccatttactttaaaaattatattcaaatactttgaaattaaattcaaattgaattatatgaaatGCTTTTCCAGGATTTGGACACGCCCAAAACATAAAACAGGGGTCTAAGACTAAAAATGCTCAAAATTTAAGTTGTGCAGGTGCAGGGACTGCAAGTCTCGAAACTTGAACATCAAGTTCAAGATTTGGCTTGAATGTTTCGAGAGTTAGGTCCAGAACTGTAGAATTTTAATTTCAATGTTTGTAAGTCTCGAAACTTAGGTGTAAGTCTTGAGACCTTGGACCCTTAGAGTAGAATTTGGCTGAAAAATACTTCAAATCAACTCTAAACATCATCAAAACAAGCTAATAAGTTCCCAAttcatttaaaacccatttgaaactcaattaaacaaaatttataatcgTACATGTGCTCGAATAGAGTAACGGAACAAAAGCTTCTAAAAAGAGATATTAAAAGAGTTGGAACTTTACAAATAGCTTTACAAtttcaattataataaatatgtttGTGTACATGCCAAGGTACAACACCAATTACAACTAAATTAATCAATTACAATCTTAAACTTAAGTGGCAATGAAATCACTAcaacaaaacaggtttttagcggcgtttgaatgaaaaacgccactaaagaacgagcattagcggcgcttttcaaaaacgctgctaaagattgagtattagcggcgcttttttaaaaacgccgctatatgtacacctttagcggcgcttttaagaAAGCGTcgcaaaaaaaattaacacaacgGTGTCGTTTTGTGTTGAGCCTTTGGTGGCTTCAGCGACGCTttctaaaacgccgctaaagatcgagtattagcggcgcttttttaaaaacgctgCTATATGtacacctttagcggcgctttttaaaaaacgccgctaatgcttgatctttagtggcgttttaataaaaaacgccgcaaaataattttgtaaaacgCCATcgttttgtattgaaattttagtggctttagtggcgcttttttaagaaacgccgctaaaagtacacctttagcggcattttttttaaaatgccacaaaaatggaaaaaattaaaatactattatttaaaataattttaaagatttttggtatatgactaattgttttttaatttatatgttaaacattttcttatataattgtaaataagatagtattaattttaaaatattgaattaattatcattatattttagaagatagtattaattttaaaatattgaattaattatcattatattttagggtttacgatatatggttaagggtttaatgtttatgagttatTATTGTAAGGTTTATgtattatggtttatggtttatgggttaaaagttagggtttaagttttagggggttaaggtttaaggtttaggggttaagggttaagggttaagggtttatgtttaggggttaagggttaagggtttatgttttattgtttaaggtttaggggttaggggctaggaatttagggtttagattaattagtgttttttaatttatatattaaataatttcttatataattgtaaaaaagctaatattaattttaatatattaaaattatgattatagtttaaattatttaagagataatagataaactttatatatattaaatggtttaggatttaaaatttatttaagatttgttaaatgatgaaattttttacaatcaattaatacttttatatttaaaaatatttaatctaaaccatttgatatatttaaatattagacttaaaaaaattgataaataaataaataaaagtaacagatcattgatatggataggtaactatctattttggataggaccagattataacaaataaaaatgaaatacaaaaacaaaaatcattccacatcgaattctagcaaaatagttatattttagttaggaagaaatatctttaatgaaatggagattagatcggaaaagaataatataaaatcatgattaacatctcaatctttaataaaaatttgatatgtgagaaaTTAATTGTTTACATTgtataattttaacttaataattaattacaaccatttattatttattttcttattaaaatacacGATATTTATTTTCAgagtacttaattttttatttataaaaactaatttataaaaatagtaataataaatattttataaaattatttaactaataatttttaacatataaaataaaaaactttttttgaagtaaaataaaattttaaaaaaaaaacttttaacagagcaaaacagtgtcgttttatttaaaatgaaataattttttatcggcgtttttatgaaaaacgtTACAAAATGTTAACAGTaacggcgtttttataaaaaacgccacaaataaaTCATCTTAAGAGGGCACGGTTATATTCCCAAATTTTCCCCCACTGAAACCCCTAATTTTCACCCTAAAATCATATTCTCAAAACACCCCCATCTCACCCCTCCGTTGCTATTTTCAATCAAGAAACTCTCCGGCAGCAGTCTTGATTTGGTTTCCAGTTAGACTCTGAGATAGAAGAGATGGCAGTGAACTAGACGACGGCGTTGAAGGTGGGGTTGTGTCATATAAAGTCTTATCTGCATATAAAGCAGTTCAATGGTTCcaccattttttgatgattttatgtggttgttgaatttttgtttatttttaatcacAGATGTAGAGAAAACAACGAAAAGAAGCATCACGCCTCCAAGCTGTGAATAGGAAGTTGACAGCTATGAATAAACTGTTGATGGAGGAGAATGATAGGTTACAAAAGCAAGTTTCACAGCTTGTTTATGAAAACAACTATTTCCGCCAACAGACTCAAAATGTAAGAACTTCATCTTCCCTTTCTCGTTTcatatttttaaaggaaaaaaaaagaagaagaagaggactTTACAGTACaatcatattataatttttttgtaccCTTTACTTGAAAATGTTTGATTTGCTTTCAAATATGGGAATTTTTGTTAATTGCagtggttttttttttggttgttgttGTGGTTACAGACGACTTTAGCTACCACGGATACAAGTTGTGAATCAGTAGTGACGAGCGGTAAACACCATTTGACTCCTCAACATCCGCCAAGGGATGCCAGCCCTACAGGGTTAGTAGTAGTAGGAAATTTTGTCACTGTTATACACTCCCATTGTTATGTCCCTTTCATTCCTCGTTTATCTATGAAATTGAATCTTTGTTTTGTTGCTGTATAATTGCTAGTGCGCCTTATGTGCTTTTGTTTTTGCATTCCAGACTTTTGTACATTGCAGAGGAAACTTTAACAGAGTTTCTTTCAAAGGCCACTGGAACTGCTGTCGAGTGGGTCCAAATGCCTGGGATGAAGGTAACTCTCTCTCTGCTATcatcattcttttattctttgtaAAATACTATTAAACTATATTAGTGTAGTCCATTATTCATTGTCATTATCGATAAATTCTTAtttatataacaaagcataaaatcTTGCTAATCTTCTAAGCAACATCCTAACCCATATTTGTTATTTCAATATCGAGGAACAACCCCACTTTCCCATTTTTCTATTGGTTACTAATATTTCCCTGTTTCCCATATGAgttggattttctttttctttttacctttaaaattttttaatctacggattttttttaataatgaattaataCTGATAAAGATAAAACTGGAGAACCAATTGTTAGGTAATAGCATGATGTTATCTTTCTTTTAAATCATTACATACAGATTCCAGGTAGATTGTACCTTGGGACTCAAACATGCATATGATATTCTCAAATGGATCTCTTGTTTTTTGCTCCCTTTCTAGAACATAACTTGAATTAAATAGTAATCCAATATCATTATGCTAGTTAAGAAAAAGAGCTAGCCTTGTTAAAACTTCTTGTTTGATGAATAGTAATCTTAGCTCCAAATGCCTGCGCCAAATTTACCTGCTAGCTACTGCTAATATCTTTCTTACCTGTGCAGCCTGGTTCGGATTCTATTGGAATCGTTGCTATTTCTCATGGTTGCAGTGGTGTGGCAGCACGTGCATGCAGACTTGTGGGACTGGATCCTACAAGAGTAAGTTCATTTTTGCTTTCTACTGATACGTTTCTTGGCTCAAATTTGGAGAAGAATTGACTGATCAATATAAGTTTTCTTTTTCATGTAGGTCACTGAAATCCTTAAAGATCGGCCTTCATGGTATCGTGATTGCCGAGCTGTGGATGTTACAAACGTGTTGTCCACTGGAAATGGTGGAACCATTGAACTGCTTTATATGCAGGTAAGttaattaatatcaaatttatCCTACTTTTCCAACTAAGTCTATGTGAATATTTGGACAAAACCAGAGATCTTAGTATGTGTATTTAAATTGTTCACCATACCCAATTATTGAGGGTATACTGAGCATGTGAGTACATATGCTATCCCCACAAATTTCAACTCCCAAGACCTGTTTCTGATATAAATCCAAGAAAAGAATAGCATAATAAATAGTATAGTGGTAAATTAttaggaaaataaagaaaagcatTTCTATTTTCGGGATCCAAGTACATATCTATAACTCATTTCTGTCTTCTTCAATCTTGATTTGTCAACATCATATATTGGAAGAGTGAATGCCATGACCTTCTACCTAAATGATAAACAAAAATTCAATTAGGAATTGTGCATAAATCAAGGCAAGCAATTGACAAATCGGCTTGTCCAACTCTCTGTTACTGGTTTTAATAGTGTTTTATTCATCAAAAGGTTTGTCTGATATTGTAACCCAGCTATTTTGAAATCTCAACCACCTTGTTGGATAACTGGAAGCTTAATGCTGAATAAAATCAGTTAAAAAGGCATCGCCATTTTCTTAATTTGACTTAACTTTGCATCCTTTTTGCAAGTACTGAAATTTCTCATTAATTGATTCTTTTTGGTGCTAAAAGTTTCATGATTGATGAAATGGATACGCAAAATCTAATTTGGAAATTCTTCGATTGATAGAATACCCTTAATGGGCTTTTCTTTTCACAGCAATTTACTCTCGTggtatttatttagttatttattgttttattttattgcaGTTTCTTCTAGTCAAGTTTGCAAAAATGATTAGTGTAACTGTATCCAAGTTTTGGAGGCCGGATGTCACTCATGTGACTGCCTCTACAGATGAGAATGGTGCATGCACTAGGACACTTAAAGTTCTCATGGCAATTTTAAACGGGAAGTGGGTTCTTAAATTAAATTGTGAGTTCGTTGTTCTTTTCCTGTTTTAGAAGGTAGAACTTGCTTTTTCTCTATATATCTATATTGTAATAGTCATCTGAAGGCGAATGCTTTAGCAAATATAGTTTGCAACTAAGCATTAATATTTT comes from the Gossypium hirsutum isolate 1008001.06 chromosome A06, Gossypium_hirsutum_v2.1, whole genome shotgun sequence genome and includes:
- the LOC107942927 gene encoding E3 ubiquitin ligase PQT3-like isoform X3, with protein sequence MSVHFKFRSSRNYDSIDIGGQPSISVRDLKSSIVQNKKLNLCQDFDLLFSDPISGQEYVHEDFQIPCGSSVIIKRVPAGAHLGSCKVFATPDEKMSKTSHLQNAETVNFDDFGAEICPVTEGNLSCNIEDRFCIDDEDTHFKLKSCTKQPVVECQKIEGSDISEAVPQGQILPGTKSKADIELNAKLSTFLAMQPSDFPSELKCSLCGTFFKEAVLIPCCQHSFCEKCILHVLVEKARCPKCFSTKCKVEDLLPNLSLRQATERFLKSQIVVNNSENALDRYAPDGESGIQVKDVSCAVSVIQRGAKRGSNQVHAESIGGTSSHVNGNRFLKDKISKMPAHKLPKDLEGFDDFQGENQPTNEEVTAESYVKKKRTLWVDTADAEMIYVEMARLKKGDRVCYMCGSPGHLRRDCPAVSSPHPMLQRGNAVFPGALPGYVSPYWNGPYYPPIRPFANPYDPSGMMSFNTTVIPAAPFHVPTYMPSMFGASRASGIGGLDTAMKKNIDHQLCPSGLDGQYYDKKHQNTSENVMRKLLYDENDGKRWRYDEAERAYEKKIYPERGRTASYSEDSFNKNSLMKNWNSHIVDDEDVYSNDGRDYRSSQVAGQNLMPYHHSGRSRSKDDDIPSISSCQSWERHNEHGHRSSRKRNDRREHCYSDSTWTYYPTNRERDSKRKTVKHDAQKHYNHSESSSEPPYHSTDQKKKRERDSSRSSRHSKHKAKPACDELIHDRWQMSSCRSDEENQEKCHYNKRKRCTKTSNKSDV
- the LOC107942927 gene encoding E3 ubiquitin ligase PQT3-like isoform X2, yielding MSVHFKFRSSRNYDSIDIGGQPSISVRDLKSSIVQNKKLNLCQDFDLLFSDPISGQEYVHEDFQIPCGSSVIIKRVPAGAHLGSCKVFATPDEKMSKTSHLQNAETVNFDDFGAEICPVTEGNLSCNIEDRFCIDDEDTHFKLKSCTKQPVVECQKIEGSDISEAVPQGQILPGTKSKADIELNAKLSTFLAMQPSDFPSELKCSLCGTFFKEAVLIPCCQHSFCEKCILHVLVEKARCPKCFSTKCKVEDLLPNLSLRQATERFLKSQIVVNNSENALDRYAPDGESGIQVKDVSCAVSVIQRGAKRGSNQVHAESIGGTSSHVNGNRFLKDKISKMPAHKLPKDLEGFDDFQGENQPTNEEAESYVKKKRTLWVDTADAEMIYVEMARLKKGDRVCYMCGSPGHLRRDCPAVSSPHPMLQRGNAVFPGALPGYVSPYWNGPYYPPIRPFANPYDPSGMMSFNTTVIPAAPFHVPTYMPSMFGASRASGGFTRIGGLDTAMKKNIDHQLCPSGLDGQYYDKKHQNTSENVMRKLLYDENDGKRWRYDEAERAYEKKIYPERGRTASYSEDSFNKNSLMKNWNSHIVDDEDVYSNDGRDYRSSQVAGQNLMPYHHSGRSRSKDDDIPSISSCQSWERHNEHGHRSSRKRNDRREHCYSDSTWTYYPTNRERDSKRKTVKHDAQKHYNHSESSSEPPYHSTDQKKKRERDSSRSSRHSKHKAKPACDELIHDRWQMSSCRSDEENQEKCHYNKRKRCTKTSNKSDV
- the LOC107942927 gene encoding E3 ubiquitin ligase PQT3-like isoform X1: MSVHFKFRSSRNYDSIDIGGQPSISVRDLKSSIVQNKKLNLCQDFDLLFSDPISGQEYVHEDFQIPCGSSVIIKRVPAGAHLGSCKVFATPDEKMSKTSHLQNAETVNFDDFGAEICPVTEGNLSCNIEDRFCIDDEDTHFKLKSCTKQPVVECQKIEGSDISEAVPQGQILPGTKSKADIELNAKLSTFLAMQPSDFPSELKCSLCGTFFKEAVLIPCCQHSFCEKCILHVLVEKARCPKCFSTKCKVEDLLPNLSLRQATERFLKSQIVVNNSENALDRYAPDGESGIQVKDVSCAVSVIQRGAKRGSNQVHAESIGGTSSHVNGNRFLKDKISKMPAHKLPKDLEGFDDFQGENQPTNEEVTAESYVKKKRTLWVDTADAEMIYVEMARLKKGDRVCYMCGSPGHLRRDCPAVSSPHPMLQRGNAVFPGALPGYVSPYWNGPYYPPIRPFANPYDPSGMMSFNTTVIPAAPFHVPTYMPSMFGASRASGGFTRIGGLDTAMKKNIDHQLCPSGLDGQYYDKKHQNTSENVMRKLLYDENDGKRWRYDEAERAYEKKIYPERGRTASYSEDSFNKNSLMKNWNSHIVDDEDVYSNDGRDYRSSQVAGQNLMPYHHSGRSRSKDDDIPSISSCQSWERHNEHGHRSSRKRNDRREHCYSDSTWTYYPTNRERDSKRKTVKHDAQKHYNHSESSSEPPYHSTDQKKKRERDSSRSSRHSKHKAKPACDELIHDRWQMSSCRSDEENQEKCHYNKRKRCTKTSNKSDV